From Thermomonas sp. XSG, one genomic window encodes:
- a CDS encoding integron integrase, producing the protein MEVVRCRIRARHYSLRTEQAYLGWIRQFILANGRRHPRELGGAEVEAFLSGLATERNVAASTQNQALSALLFLYREVLRVDLPWMASVLRAKRPRRLPVVLSVEEVRRLLSMMEGRTWLMASLLYGTGMRLMECLRLRVKDVDFARNEILIRNGKGGKDRRTMLPRALEGPLRREIERARLLHRQDIAEGFGEAPLPDALSRKYPQAGREFGWQFVFAADRRSVDPRTGAIHRHHVDDAVLARALKQARAQAGIEKLLSAHTLRHSFATHLLETGYDIRTIQELLGHKDVATTQIYTHVLNRGGRGVRSPLDA; encoded by the coding sequence ATGGAAGTGGTTCGCTGCAGAATCCGCGCAAGACACTACAGTTTGCGCACGGAGCAAGCGTATCTGGGGTGGATCCGTCAGTTCATTTTGGCGAACGGGCGCCGTCACCCCCGTGAGTTGGGGGGCGCGGAGGTGGAGGCGTTCCTCAGCGGGCTGGCGACGGAGCGTAACGTGGCGGCCAGTACCCAGAACCAGGCGCTGTCGGCGCTGCTGTTCCTCTATCGCGAGGTACTGCGGGTGGATCTGCCGTGGATGGCGTCGGTGCTGCGGGCCAAGCGGCCGCGGCGGTTGCCGGTGGTGCTGTCGGTGGAGGAGGTGCGGCGGCTGTTGTCGATGATGGAGGGGCGCACCTGGCTGATGGCCAGCCTCTTGTATGGCACCGGGATGCGGCTGATGGAGTGCCTGCGGCTGCGGGTCAAGGACGTGGATTTCGCCCGCAACGAGATCCTGATTCGCAACGGCAAGGGCGGCAAGGATCGGCGCACCATGCTGCCGCGCGCGCTGGAAGGGCCGCTTCGGCGGGAGATCGAACGGGCGCGGCTGCTGCACCGGCAGGATATCGCCGAAGGATTCGGTGAGGCGCCGTTGCCCGATGCGCTGTCACGCAAGTATCCGCAGGCCGGACGCGAGTTCGGCTGGCAGTTCGTGTTCGCGGCCGACCGGCGCTCGGTGGACCCGCGCACCGGCGCCATCCATCGCCACCATGTCGATGATGCGGTGCTGGCGCGTGCCTTGAAGCAGGCGCGTGCGCAGGCGGGAATCGAGAAGCTGCTCAGCGCGCACACTTTGCGCCACTCGTTCGCAACCCACCTGCTTGAAACCGGCTACGACATCCGCACTATCCAGGAGCTGTTGGGGCACAAGGATGTGGCCACCACCCAGATCTACACGCACGTGCTGAACCGTGGTGGGCGCGGGGTGCGCAGTCCGCTCGACGCGTGA